A portion of the Micromonospora vinacea genome contains these proteins:
- a CDS encoding ABC transporter substrate-binding protein → MRRLTRTVATAALATALALVSACSSGSDSADDAKGGDGKTLEKVTYLTSFGNFGRDSYAWVAKDKGFFKEAGFEVEIKAGQGTGGVIQTVVGGQADFGPIDLTGGLLQLGNGQAKDFTAVAAIQQRTMAGIATVEGKNISSPKDLEGKKLADTPGSVVRNLFPTYARLAGVDATKVTWVNGEAQNLIGTLASGSVDGIGQFVVGQPTIEAAAKKKAVMLPYSNVMQDLYGNVLITSSKTAKEKPEMVKRFTAALLKGLEYSLANSKEAADILKKNVDATNPVSAAAELELMAAYVRSGNTGTAIGTLDSGRVAKSIAILQGAGALKQNITPEQIIDFSLAPKA, encoded by the coding sequence ATGAGAAGGCTGACCCGTACGGTCGCTACGGCCGCGCTGGCCACCGCCCTCGCCCTTGTCTCCGCCTGCAGCAGCGGGTCGGATTCGGCCGACGATGCCAAGGGCGGCGACGGCAAGACGCTGGAGAAGGTGACCTACCTCACCTCGTTCGGTAACTTCGGCCGTGACTCCTACGCCTGGGTGGCGAAGGACAAGGGCTTCTTCAAGGAAGCCGGCTTCGAGGTCGAGATCAAGGCCGGTCAGGGCACCGGTGGCGTGATCCAGACCGTCGTCGGCGGTCAGGCCGACTTCGGCCCGATCGACCTCACCGGCGGCCTGCTCCAGCTCGGCAACGGCCAGGCGAAGGACTTCACCGCGGTGGCCGCGATCCAGCAGCGCACCATGGCGGGCATCGCCACCGTCGAGGGCAAGAACATCAGCTCTCCGAAGGACCTGGAGGGCAAGAAGCTCGCCGACACCCCCGGTTCCGTGGTCCGCAACCTCTTCCCGACGTACGCCCGGCTCGCCGGCGTGGACGCGACCAAGGTGACCTGGGTCAACGGTGAGGCGCAGAACCTGATCGGCACGCTGGCCTCCGGGTCGGTGGACGGCATCGGTCAGTTCGTCGTCGGTCAGCCGACGATCGAGGCGGCGGCCAAGAAGAAGGCCGTCATGCTGCCGTACAGCAACGTGATGCAGGACCTCTACGGCAACGTGCTGATCACCTCCTCGAAGACCGCCAAGGAGAAGCCCGAGATGGTGAAGCGGTTCACCGCGGCGCTGCTCAAGGGCCTGGAGTACAGCCTGGCGAACTCCAAGGAGGCCGCCGACATCCTGAAGAAGAACGTCGACGCCACCAACCCGGTCTCCGCCGCCGCCGAGCTGGAGCTGATGGCCGCGTACGTCCGTTCCGGCAACACCGGCACCGCGATCGGCACCCTGGACAGCGGTCGGGTCGCCAAGAGCATCGCCATCCTGCAGGGCGCCGGTGCGCTGAAGCAGAACATCACCCCCGAGCAGATCATCGACTTCAGCCTCGCGCCGAAGGCCTGA
- a CDS encoding ABC transporter ATP-binding protein, which produces MIRLSGVSRTFEGRSGRVEALRGIDLDVAEGEFVAVLGRSGCGKSTLLRLIAGLLPLTAGEITVAGTPITRPRQDIAMLFQKPALLPWRSVLDNVLLPVEVFGWGRAKHRERARQLLDVAGLAGFEKRLPHELSGGMQQRVSLCRSLIGEPRVMLMDEPFSALDALTREELSGELQRVHMENKPTIVFVTHSIDEAVLLADRVVVLSPRPGRIRKVVDVTIPRPRTLGRNAHLADVAQVSADLHELLMEREQPATAGAEGH; this is translated from the coding sequence ATGATCCGACTGTCCGGGGTGTCCCGTACCTTCGAGGGCCGATCCGGCCGGGTGGAAGCGCTGCGCGGCATCGACCTCGACGTCGCCGAGGGCGAGTTCGTCGCCGTGCTGGGCCGCTCCGGCTGTGGCAAGTCCACGCTGCTGCGACTGATCGCCGGGCTGCTCCCACTGACCGCCGGTGAGATCACCGTCGCCGGTACGCCGATCACCCGCCCTCGCCAGGACATCGCGATGCTGTTCCAGAAGCCGGCGCTGCTGCCCTGGCGCAGCGTGCTGGACAACGTCCTGCTGCCCGTGGAGGTCTTCGGCTGGGGCCGCGCCAAGCACCGGGAGCGGGCCCGGCAACTGCTCGACGTGGCCGGGTTGGCCGGCTTCGAGAAGCGGCTGCCGCACGAACTCTCCGGCGGCATGCAGCAGCGGGTGTCGCTGTGCCGGTCGTTGATCGGTGAGCCCCGGGTGATGCTGATGGACGAGCCGTTCTCCGCGCTGGACGCGCTCACCCGCGAGGAACTCTCCGGCGAGCTCCAGCGGGTCCACATGGAGAACAAGCCGACGATCGTCTTCGTCACCCACTCGATCGACGAGGCGGTGCTGCTCGCCGACCGGGTGGTCGTGCTGAGCCCCCGCCCCGGCCGGATCCGCAAGGTCGTCGACGTGACCATCCCCCGGCCCCGCACCCTGGGCCGCAACGCCCACCTGGCCGACGTCGCCCAGGTCAGCGCCGACCTGCACGAACTGCTGATGGAACGCGAGCAGCCGGCGACCGCCGGCGCGGAAGGACACTGA
- a CDS encoding LLM class F420-dependent oxidoreductase, giving the protein MRVSVFTEPNRGASYDTQLRFARLVEACGYEGFLRADHYQSMGADPGLPGPTDAWLTLAALARETERIRLGTLVTSATFRLPGPLAVMVAQVDQMSGGRVDLGIGAGWYEREHTSYGIPFPPVGERFDRLAEQLEVITGLWGTPPGETYSYTGDHYRLVDAPALPKPVQVPGPPIIVGGRGPKRTPELAARYADEFNMPFKSVAATAEAYDRVREACERTGRTESGRDPLVLSAGIVVAIGRTDAEAQRRAAPLHEKSALPPEDPVVGSPAQLAQRIGEFAAIGTTRVHLRLIDFDDLDHLELIAAEVLPQLDGAR; this is encoded by the coding sequence ATGCGGGTGTCGGTCTTCACCGAGCCGAACCGTGGCGCCAGCTACGACACCCAGCTCCGGTTCGCCCGGCTGGTCGAGGCCTGCGGCTACGAGGGCTTCCTCCGCGCCGACCACTACCAGTCGATGGGCGCGGACCCGGGCCTGCCCGGCCCGACGGACGCCTGGTTGACCCTCGCCGCGCTGGCCCGGGAGACCGAGCGGATCCGGCTCGGCACCCTGGTGACGTCGGCCACGTTCCGCCTGCCCGGTCCCCTCGCCGTGATGGTCGCGCAGGTCGACCAGATGAGCGGTGGACGGGTCGACCTGGGCATCGGGGCCGGCTGGTACGAGCGCGAGCACACCTCGTACGGCATCCCGTTCCCGCCGGTCGGCGAGCGCTTCGACCGGCTCGCCGAACAGCTTGAGGTGATCACCGGGTTGTGGGGAACCCCGCCCGGCGAGACCTACAGCTACACCGGCGACCACTACCGGCTGGTGGACGCTCCCGCCCTGCCCAAGCCCGTGCAGGTGCCCGGCCCGCCGATCATCGTGGGCGGGCGCGGGCCCAAGCGCACACCGGAACTGGCCGCCCGGTACGCCGACGAGTTCAACATGCCGTTCAAGTCCGTGGCGGCCACCGCCGAGGCGTACGACCGGGTGCGCGAGGCGTGTGAGCGCACCGGACGGACGGAGTCCGGGCGCGACCCGCTGGTGCTCTCCGCCGGGATCGTCGTCGCCATCGGCCGGACCGACGCCGAGGCCCAGCGTCGGGCCGCGCCCCTGCACGAGAAGAGCGCGCTGCCACCGGAGGACCCGGTGGTCGGCTCCCCCGCGCAACTCGCGCAGCGGATCGGTGAGTTCGCCGCGATCGGCACCACCCGGGTCCACCTACGCCTGATCGACTTCGACGATCTCGACCACCTTGAGCTGATCGCCGCCGAGGTGCTGCCCCAACTGGACGGAGCACGATGA
- a CDS encoding cupin, producing MTDVIDGTELGPVGQEIVYENDRVRVWHIRLEPGERQPLHRHDHPYLVVAIEGAKNVVQTVDGTRIDADEPTGGVVYRDPGAVHMLTNVGDTTYLARLVELK from the coding sequence ATGACCGACGTGATCGACGGAACCGAACTCGGACCGGTGGGTCAGGAGATCGTGTACGAGAACGACCGGGTCCGGGTCTGGCACATCCGGCTCGAACCGGGCGAGCGGCAGCCGCTGCACCGGCACGACCACCCCTACCTGGTGGTGGCGATCGAGGGCGCCAAGAACGTCGTACAGACCGTCGACGGCACCCGGATCGACGCCGACGAGCCCACCGGCGGAGTGGTCTACCGGGACCCGGGCGCGGTGCACATGCTGACCAATGTCGGGGATACGACTTACCTCGCCCGGCTGGTCGAACTCAAGTAG
- the thiC gene encoding phosphomethylpyrimidine synthase ThiC, giving the protein MHARGKVYVEGSRPDVRVPFAEVGLTGDLPPVRLYDTSGPGSDPEVGLPPLRGPWIAERGDVAPVRGAGTPLAGVDGRRPTQLAYARAGVVTPEMEFVAIRENVDPELVRAEIAAGRAVLPLNVNHPECEPAIIGKAFLVKVNANIGTSAVSSSVAEEVEKLTWATRWGADTVMDLSTGKRIHETREAIVRNSPVPIGTVPIYQALEKVGGDPVKLSWEVFRETVIEQAEQGVDYMTVHAGVLLPYVPLAVDRVTGIVSRGGSIMAAWCLAHHEENFLYTNFEELCALLARYDVTFSLGDGLRPGSIADANDEAQFAELRTLGELTKIAWAYDVQVMIEGPGHVPMHKIKENVDLQQEWCHEAPFYTLGPLTTDIAPAYDHITSAIGAAMIGMFGTAMLCYVTPKEHLGLPDRDDVKAGVIAYKIAAHAADLAKGHPGAQAWDDALSKARFEFRWEDQFNLSLDPETARSYHDATLPAEPAKTAHFCSMCGPKFCSMKITQELKEYAARGMKDKSEEFVSGGSRVYLPLA; this is encoded by the coding sequence ATGCACGCACGAGGCAAGGTGTACGTCGAGGGTTCGCGGCCGGATGTCCGGGTGCCGTTCGCGGAGGTGGGGCTGACCGGGGACCTGCCGCCGGTGCGGCTCTACGACACGTCAGGTCCCGGGTCGGACCCGGAGGTGGGGCTGCCGCCGCTGCGCGGGCCGTGGATCGCCGAGCGGGGTGACGTGGCACCGGTGCGGGGTGCGGGCACGCCGTTGGCAGGGGTGGACGGTCGCCGGCCCACCCAGCTCGCGTACGCGCGGGCCGGGGTGGTGACGCCGGAGATGGAGTTCGTGGCGATCCGGGAGAACGTCGACCCGGAGCTCGTGCGAGCCGAGATCGCCGCCGGTCGGGCGGTCCTCCCGCTCAACGTCAACCACCCGGAGTGCGAGCCGGCGATCATCGGCAAGGCGTTCCTGGTCAAGGTGAACGCCAACATCGGCACCTCGGCGGTCAGCTCGTCGGTCGCCGAGGAGGTGGAGAAGCTGACCTGGGCCACCCGCTGGGGCGCGGACACCGTGATGGACCTGTCCACGGGCAAGCGGATCCACGAGACCCGTGAGGCGATCGTGCGGAACTCCCCGGTACCGATTGGAACGGTGCCGATCTACCAGGCGCTGGAGAAGGTCGGCGGCGACCCGGTGAAGCTGAGCTGGGAGGTGTTCCGGGAGACCGTGATCGAGCAGGCCGAGCAGGGCGTGGACTACATGACGGTGCACGCCGGGGTGCTCCTGCCGTACGTGCCGCTGGCAGTGGACCGGGTCACCGGGATCGTTTCCCGCGGCGGTTCGATCATGGCGGCGTGGTGCCTGGCGCACCACGAGGAGAACTTCCTCTACACCAACTTCGAGGAGCTGTGCGCGCTGCTCGCGCGCTACGACGTGACGTTCTCCCTCGGTGACGGGCTGCGCCCCGGCTCGATCGCCGACGCCAACGACGAGGCGCAGTTCGCCGAGCTGCGCACCCTCGGCGAGCTGACGAAGATCGCCTGGGCGTACGACGTCCAGGTGATGATCGAGGGCCCCGGCCACGTGCCGATGCACAAGATCAAGGAGAACGTGGACCTTCAGCAGGAGTGGTGCCACGAGGCGCCCTTCTACACGCTCGGTCCGCTGACCACCGACATCGCGCCCGCGTACGACCACATCACCTCGGCGATCGGCGCCGCGATGATCGGCATGTTCGGCACCGCGATGCTCTGCTACGTCACGCCGAAGGAACACCTCGGCCTGCCGGACCGGGACGACGTGAAGGCGGGTGTGATCGCGTACAAGATCGCGGCGCACGCGGCGGACCTGGCCAAGGGACACCCCGGCGCGCAGGCCTGGGACGACGCCCTGTCGAAGGCGCGATTCGAATTCCGCTGGGAGGATCAGTTCAACCTCTCACTGGACCCGGAGACGGCGCGCTCGTACCACGACGCGACCCTGCCCGCGGAGCCGGCGAAGACCGCGCACTTCTGCTCGATGTGCGGCCCGAAGTTCTGCTCCATGAAGATCACCCAAGAGCTCAAGGAGTACGCGGCACGTGGCATGAAGGACAAGTCGGAGGAGTTCGTCTCCGGCGGCAGTCGGGTCTACCTACCGCTCGCCTGA
- the thiD gene encoding bifunctional hydroxymethylpyrimidine kinase/phosphomethylpyrimidine kinase, whose translation MTPSTILTIAGSDSGGGAGIQADLKVFAALGAYGTSVLTAVTAQNTRGVDAVLPLPPRTVTEQLDSVLTDFTVCAVKTGMLGTPAIADVVAEAARDGRLPQLVVDPVLVATSGHRLGVVGAVERLLPYATVATPNCAEAAAITGRPVDDVAAMVVAAEALVAGGPEYVVVTGGDLDGGEAVDVLHGGGVTTVLRAPRVPTRHTHGTGCSFSAAIAVRLGLGDPVPAAVGAAKEYVLRALTGARGWELGAGRGPLNHFGWSA comes from the coding sequence GTGACCCCGAGCACCATCCTCACCATCGCCGGCTCGGACTCCGGCGGCGGCGCAGGCATCCAGGCCGACCTCAAGGTCTTCGCCGCGCTGGGCGCGTACGGCACCAGCGTCCTCACGGCGGTCACCGCGCAGAACACCAGGGGTGTCGACGCGGTGCTGCCGCTACCCCCGCGCACCGTCACCGAGCAGTTGGACAGCGTGCTCACCGATTTCACGGTCTGCGCGGTGAAGACGGGGATGCTCGGCACCCCGGCGATCGCGGACGTGGTTGCCGAGGCGGCCCGGGACGGTCGGCTGCCTCAGCTCGTCGTCGACCCGGTGCTGGTCGCCACGAGTGGTCACCGGCTCGGCGTGGTGGGCGCGGTGGAGCGGCTGCTGCCGTACGCCACTGTCGCGACCCCGAACTGCGCGGAGGCGGCGGCGATCACCGGACGCCCGGTGGACGACGTGGCCGCGATGGTCGTGGCCGCCGAGGCCCTGGTGGCCGGCGGCCCGGAGTACGTGGTGGTCACGGGCGGTGACCTGGACGGGGGCGAAGCGGTCGACGTGCTGCACGGCGGCGGGGTCACCACGGTGTTGCGCGCACCCCGGGTGCCCACCCGGCACACCCACGGCACCGGGTGCTCGTTCTCGGCGGCGATCGCGGTGCGGCTCGGTCTGGGCGATCCGGTGCCGGCCGCGGTGGGGGCCGCCAAGGAGTACGTGCTCCGTGCGCTGACCGGCGCGCGGGGTTGGGAGCTGGGAGCGGGGCGCGGACCGCTGAACCACTTCGGCTGGTCCGCTTGA
- a CDS encoding thiamine phosphate synthase codes for MPSGVVVLTDRLVARARLDRAIAGAVAGGVRWVVLREKDLPRAERAALAAELRAILADVDGTLIVAGPDPLGGDAVHLPAAGPYPPPTHGLVGRSCHHQTELNRLTTEHYATVSPIWPTRTKPGYGPPLGPDGLRKLVDSSPVPLLALGGVETPDQVTACVQAGATGVAVLGALMRATNPAETAATLTSAFKEAVTPVLTQTRRGVTQVSTSGLRPTVPTQGSSLTARSGHGRPQPQTATKEEK; via the coding sequence ATTCCGTCTGGGGTAGTTGTTCTTACCGATCGGCTGGTCGCTCGCGCTCGGCTCGACCGGGCTATCGCGGGAGCTGTGGCCGGGGGAGTGCGCTGGGTGGTGCTGCGGGAGAAGGACCTGCCGCGCGCCGAACGTGCCGCCCTCGCCGCCGAACTGCGGGCGATCCTCGCCGACGTCGACGGGACCCTCATCGTGGCCGGCCCCGACCCGCTCGGCGGCGACGCCGTGCACCTGCCCGCCGCCGGCCCGTACCCGCCGCCGACCCACGGTCTGGTCGGCCGCTCCTGCCACCACCAGACCGAGCTGAACCGCCTGACCACCGAGCACTACGCCACCGTCTCCCCAATCTGGCCCACAAGGACAAAACCCGGTTACGGCCCACCCCTGGGACCGGACGGCCTGCGAAAGCTTGTCGACTCCAGCCCCGTGCCGCTGCTGGCGCTGGGCGGAGTCGAAACCCCGGACCAGGTAACCGCCTGCGTCCAAGCAGGAGCCACCGGAGTAGCCGTACTGGGCGCACTCATGCGCGCCACGAACCCGGCAGAGACAGCCGCCACCCTGACCAGCGCCTTCAAAGAGGCGGTCACCCCTGTGCTGACCCAAACCCGGCGCGGGGTCACCCAGGTCTCCACGTCAGGGCTGCGGCCGACCGTGCCCACGCAGGGATCAAGCCTGACCGCCCGGAGTGGGCACGGTCGGCCGCAGCCCCAAACCGCAACCAAGGAGGAGAAGTGA
- a CDS encoding thiazole synthase: MSAVPFELGGQTFTSRLILGTGGAANLHMLEQAIRASGTELVTLALRRVGTAPGSTGGLLELLDRCGVRLLPNTAGCHTATEAVKVARLARDAFDTDWVKLEVIGDERTLLPDGVELLRAAEELVADGFTVLPYTSDDPVLARRLADVGCAAVMPAGSPIGSGLGIGNPHHIRLIRQGVDVPVILDAGIGTASDAALAMELGCDGVLLASAVTRAADPVAMATAMRLAVEAGRLAAGAGRIARRFHALASTPDEGRPEL; encoded by the coding sequence GTGAGCGCCGTGCCGTTCGAACTGGGTGGGCAGACCTTCACCTCGCGGCTGATCCTCGGCACCGGCGGCGCCGCGAACCTGCACATGTTGGAGCAGGCGATCCGGGCGTCCGGTACCGAGCTGGTCACACTGGCGCTGCGCCGGGTGGGCACGGCGCCGGGCTCCACCGGCGGTCTGCTGGAGCTGCTGGACCGGTGCGGAGTACGCCTGCTGCCGAACACCGCCGGCTGCCACACCGCCACCGAGGCGGTGAAGGTGGCCCGGCTGGCCCGGGACGCGTTCGACACCGACTGGGTCAAGCTGGAGGTGATCGGCGACGAGCGGACCCTCCTGCCCGACGGGGTGGAGTTGCTCCGCGCCGCCGAGGAGTTGGTCGCCGACGGGTTCACAGTGCTGCCGTACACCAGCGACGACCCGGTGCTCGCCCGTCGCCTCGCCGACGTGGGCTGCGCCGCGGTGATGCCAGCCGGCTCGCCGATCGGTTCGGGGCTCGGCATCGGCAACCCGCACCACATCCGACTCATCCGGCAGGGTGTGGACGTGCCGGTGATCCTCGACGCCGGGATCGGCACCGCGTCCGACGCGGCCCTGGCCATGGAGCTGGGCTGTGACGGGGTGCTGCTGGCGAGCGCTGTCACCCGGGCGGCCGACCCGGTGGCGATGGCCACCGCGATGCGGTTGGCGGTCGAGGCCGGCCGACTGGCCGCCGGCGCGGGCCGGATCGCCCGCCGCTTCCACGCGCTCGCCTCCACCCCCGACGAGGGAAGACCCGAGCTGTGA
- the thiS gene encoding sulfur carrier protein ThiS, translating to MELTVNGTGRSVAAGASVADLVRDLVPHPRGVAVAVNGEVVPRTGWPARSLRDGDRVEVLTAAQGG from the coding sequence GTGGAGTTGACGGTGAACGGGACCGGGCGCAGCGTCGCCGCTGGCGCGTCAGTGGCGGACCTGGTCCGCGACCTCGTGCCGCACCCCCGTGGGGTGGCGGTCGCTGTCAACGGCGAGGTGGTGCCCCGGACCGGCTGGCCGGCCCGGTCGCTGCGCGACGGTGACCGGGTCGAGGTGCTCACCGCGGCGCAGGGCGGGTGA
- the thiO gene encoding glycine oxidase ThiO: MLTGRSPSSPSSDRARPDVAVVGAGPIGLAIAWRCAARGLRVVVHDPAPGSGASAVAAGMLSPVAEAYFGERQLTGLLLASAARWPAFAAELTEATGVEIGYRTEGTLMVGLTGDDLAEARRLWAYQQGLGLPVTPLRPSELRDREPALAPRVRGGAFAPTDHQVDPRLLVPALRTAAQRAGAVLVPQPVRQLSDVDAQVTVVAAGRGAAALTGLPVRPVKGQILRLRASDGVAPGFRHVIRGYADGEHVYLVPRTDGEVVLGATVEERSDTTVTAGAVQRLLRAGIDLLPELAEYDLVEAVAGLRPGTPDNAPVLGPLPDRPDVLAATGHHRHGIVLTPITADLIADLVLGGVPDPLLAPFRADRFGAAALGRTEPTMEGDLWS; the protein is encoded by the coding sequence GTGCTGACCGGCCGGTCCCCGTCATCGCCGTCGAGCGACCGGGCCCGGCCGGACGTGGCAGTGGTGGGGGCGGGGCCGATCGGGCTGGCCATTGCCTGGCGCTGCGCCGCGCGGGGGCTGCGGGTGGTGGTGCACGATCCGGCACCCGGCTCGGGGGCGTCGGCGGTCGCCGCCGGCATGCTCTCCCCGGTCGCCGAGGCGTACTTCGGTGAGCGGCAGCTGACCGGCTTGCTGCTGGCGTCCGCCGCCCGCTGGCCGGCGTTCGCCGCCGAGCTGACCGAGGCGACCGGGGTCGAGATCGGCTACCGGACCGAGGGCACCCTGATGGTCGGGCTCACCGGCGACGACCTGGCCGAGGCGCGCCGGCTGTGGGCGTACCAGCAGGGGTTGGGCCTGCCCGTGACGCCGCTGCGCCCCAGTGAGCTGCGCGACCGCGAACCGGCGCTCGCCCCGCGGGTGCGTGGTGGCGCGTTCGCGCCCACCGACCACCAGGTCGACCCCCGGCTGCTGGTGCCGGCGCTGCGCACGGCCGCGCAGCGGGCCGGCGCGGTGCTCGTGCCACAGCCGGTCCGGCAGCTGTCCGACGTGGACGCGCAGGTCACAGTGGTCGCCGCCGGCCGCGGGGCCGCCGCGCTCACCGGCCTGCCCGTGCGGCCGGTGAAGGGCCAGATCCTCCGACTCCGCGCGTCCGACGGCGTCGCGCCGGGCTTCCGGCACGTGATCCGGGGGTACGCCGACGGCGAGCACGTCTACCTGGTGCCCCGCACCGACGGTGAGGTAGTGCTCGGCGCGACTGTCGAGGAGCGCTCCGACACCACTGTCACCGCCGGCGCCGTGCAGCGGCTGCTGCGCGCCGGGATCGACCTGCTGCCCGAACTGGCCGAGTACGACCTGGTCGAGGCGGTCGCCGGCCTGCGCCCGGGCACCCCGGACAACGCGCCGGTCCTCGGGCCGCTGCCCGACCGACCCGACGTCCTGGCCGCCACCGGACACCACCGGCACGGCATCGTGCTCACCCCGATCACCGCCGACCTGATCGCCGACCTGGTGCTCGGCGGCGTACCCGACCCGCTGCTCGCGCCCTTTCGCGCCGACCGCTTCGGCGCTGCCGCGTTGGGCCGAACTGAACCGACGATGGAGGGGGACCTGTGGAGTTGA
- the thiE gene encoding thiamine phosphate synthase has product MPSLGRLHLITDTRPGRDPLAVVRAALTVAHADLVVQVRVEDSATDREAYDLTRRVLALCTPYGATCLVNDRLHVALAVGAAGGHVGADDLPVAAARRVLGPTGVLGATARAPDPARQAVAAGASYLGVGPCHTTSTKTGLPDPIGPAGVRAVVDAVDVPVIAIGGVTAARVPALRAAGAYGVAVVGAVSAAADPALATAELIEALTC; this is encoded by the coding sequence GTGCCGTCCCTGGGGCGATTGCATCTCATCACCGACACCCGACCCGGCCGCGACCCACTCGCAGTGGTTCGCGCCGCCCTCACCGTGGCCCACGCCGACCTGGTGGTGCAGGTCCGGGTCGAGGATTCCGCCACCGACCGCGAGGCGTACGACCTGACCCGGCGGGTGCTGGCGCTCTGCACGCCGTACGGTGCGACCTGCCTGGTCAACGACCGGTTGCACGTGGCGCTGGCGGTGGGCGCCGCCGGTGGGCACGTCGGCGCCGACGACCTGCCGGTCGCCGCCGCTCGCCGGGTGCTCGGCCCCACCGGCGTGCTGGGCGCCACCGCCCGCGCGCCCGACCCGGCGCGCCAGGCCGTCGCGGCGGGCGCCAGCTACCTCGGCGTCGGGCCGTGCCACACCACCAGCACCAAGACCGGCCTGCCGGACCCCATCGGACCCGCCGGGGTACGCGCCGTCGTCGACGCCGTCGACGTCCCGGTCATCGCGATCGGCGGAGTGACAGCCGCCCGGGTACCGGCGCTGCGGGCCGCCGGGGCGTACGGGGTGGCGGTGGTCGGTGCGGTCTCCGCCGCCGCCGACCCGGCACTGGCGACCGCCGAGCTGATCGAGGCCCTGACGTGCTGA